One genomic window of Fibrobacter sp. includes the following:
- a CDS encoding amidophosphoribosyltransferase translates to MGGFFGVISKQECISDLFYGTDYHCHLGTRRGGMATINENGFTRIIHDISNSQFRSKFDDDLRKMHGKSGIGVISDYEDQPLIIGSHLGTYGIVTVGLVKNAGELTRKAFSTRATHFSEMSGTEINPTEIIATLISHEESFEAGIASAQETIEGSCSMLLLTRKGIFAARDLLGRTPVIIGKGSNGYCVALETCSFPNLGYEVVHELGPGEIVLITENGYEIRKQPGTEMQICTFLWIYYGYPASTYEGINVEDSRHRSGAALARNDSVDVDLVAGIPDSGVAHAYGYAAEAGLPYRRPFVKYTPTWARSFMPQIQEMRNLVARMKLIPIKELTAGMRMLFCDDSIVRGTQLYNTFQKLYNYGAKEIHLRPACPPLLFGCKYLNFSRSRSEMDLACRKAIVELEGEITSLDKYIDPDTQEFKAMVDIIRKRMGISSLVYQKMPDMVEAIGLPKEKLCTYCWDGCEGCGGKTSKTQAATAIDYI, encoded by the coding sequence ATGGGCGGTTTTTTCGGAGTAATATCAAAGCAGGAATGTATCAGTGATCTTTTCTACGGAACCGATTACCACTGCCATCTGGGCACCAGACGCGGCGGAATGGCAACAATCAATGAAAACGGTTTCACAAGAATAATCCACGACATAAGCAACTCTCAATTCAGAAGTAAATTCGATGATGATCTCCGCAAAATGCATGGAAAAAGCGGAATCGGTGTCATAAGTGACTACGAAGACCAGCCTCTTATCATCGGCTCTCATCTCGGTACTTACGGTATCGTCACTGTAGGGTTGGTAAAGAACGCCGGAGAACTGACCAGGAAAGCATTCAGCACGAGAGCCACCCATTTCTCAGAAATGAGCGGTACTGAAATCAATCCCACGGAAATTATTGCTACCCTGATAAGCCATGAAGAGTCATTTGAAGCAGGAATCGCCTCTGCCCAGGAAACAATTGAGGGTTCATGCTCAATGCTTCTCCTTACCAGAAAAGGCATTTTCGCGGCCCGTGACCTGCTGGGAAGGACCCCGGTTATTATCGGCAAGGGAAGTAATGGATACTGCGTCGCTCTCGAAACCTGCTCCTTCCCGAACCTTGGTTACGAAGTTGTCCATGAACTGGGTCCAGGTGAAATAGTTCTGATAACTGAAAACGGATATGAAATCAGGAAACAGCCGGGCACCGAGATGCAGATCTGCACTTTTCTCTGGATCTATTACGGATACCCTGCATCCACATACGAGGGAATAAATGTAGAGGATTCCCGCCATAGAAGCGGTGCTGCACTTGCCAGAAATGATTCCGTAGATGTTGACCTGGTGGCCGGTATCCCGGATTCCGGAGTTGCACACGCTTACGGGTATGCTGCTGAAGCAGGATTACCCTACAGAAGGCCATTTGTCAAATATACCCCAACATGGGCACGCAGCTTTATGCCTCAGATTCAGGAGATGAGAAATCTGGTGGCAAGAATGAAGCTTATACCTATCAAGGAACTTACGGCAGGAATGAGGATGCTTTTCTGCGATGACTCAATTGTGAGAGGAACTCAGCTCTATAACACATTCCAGAAGCTCTATAATTACGGTGCCAAAGAGATACATCTGCGCCCCGCCTGCCCTCCCCTGCTCTTCGGATGCAAATACCTTAACTTCTCCAGATCAAGATCGGAAATGGACCTTGCCTGCCGTAAAGCTATTGTAGAACTGGAAGGAGAGATCACCTCGCTTGATAAATACATAGATCCGGACACTCAGGAGTTCAAGGCCATGGTTGATATAATCCGTAAAAGGATGGGAATCTCCTCACTGGTATACCAGAAGATGCCTGATATGGTTGAAGCTATCGGACTTCCAAAGGAAAAACTCTGCACTTATTGCTGGGATGGATGCGAGGGGTGCGGAGGAAAAACCAGCAAGACTCAGGCAGCAACTGCTATCGATTACATCTGA
- a CDS encoding type II secretion system protein, whose translation MRKESGFSLLEMLVAILILGILGAFAVVRFSSYIAEDQLQKAAWKVMADLSMTRSMAMKNDCQILVTFPTNNQYTIIIDSTNNSVADAGEYQQVFTLDPPVRFGLPETSPGSAASGADLPAAGSWLGGNWADKGMIVSKDAMGSINPGSLYLSSSKLPKVTYCIAILNAGSTQNLRMLKWDGSSWIAL comes from the coding sequence ATGAGAAAGGAAAGCGGATTTTCATTACTGGAGATGCTGGTTGCCATCCTGATCCTGGGCATACTGGGCGCTTTTGCCGTAGTCCGCTTCAGCTCTTATATTGCAGAGGATCAGCTTCAGAAAGCTGCCTGGAAAGTAATGGCAGATCTATCAATGACCCGGTCCATGGCCATGAAAAATGATTGCCAGATACTGGTGACTTTTCCCACAAACAATCAGTACACGATCATTATAGATTCGACTAACAATTCTGTTGCTGATGCGGGTGAGTATCAGCAGGTATTTACATTGGATCCTCCGGTCCGGTTCGGCCTGCCGGAAACATCGCCTGGCAGCGCAGCCTCGGGAGCGGATCTTCCGGCGGCGGGATCATGGCTGGGAGGTAACTGGGCAGATAAAGGTATGATTGTCTCCAAAGATGCGATGGGGAGTATAAATCCGGGAAGTCTTTACCTGAGTTCATCAAAACTGCCGAAAGTGACTTATTGCATAGCGATTTTGAATGCCGGCAGTACACAGAATCTTAGAATGCTTAAATGGGATGGATCATCATGGATTGCTCTGTGA
- a CDS encoding phosphotransferase, with translation MNTDSKLLCKITDHEILSIIRHVYSPSTQILSSTLLQGGKFNTTYRIQTEKPSSDIILRLSPVKQELLFHFEKKLMMVEAKLYKLLEKKGVPVPEIIYYDATKTLVPREFLITKFINGVSLEHVKLFSNEYDQIMYNLGIYINRIHSIMGEGFGWFNLEKSEM, from the coding sequence ATGAACACTGATTCAAAATTACTTTGTAAAATAACAGACCACGAGATTTTATCTATTATTAGGCATGTTTATTCGCCATCAACGCAGATCCTTTCCAGTACTCTTCTGCAGGGTGGAAAATTCAATACAACATATAGAATTCAAACGGAAAAGCCTTCAAGTGATATTATTTTACGACTATCTCCTGTTAAACAGGAACTTCTTTTTCATTTTGAAAAAAAATTGATGATGGTCGAAGCAAAATTATATAAACTGCTAGAAAAAAAAGGAGTTCCGGTTCCTGAAATCATTTATTATGATGCAACTAAGACCTTGGTTCCTCGCGAATTTTTGATAACTAAATTTATCAATGGTGTTTCACTTGAACATGTAAAACTTTTTTCCAATGAGTATGATCAAATAATGTATAATCTCGGGATTTATATAAATAGAATCCATTCTATTATGGGAGAAGGGTTTGGCTGGTTTAATCTGGAAAAAAGTGAAATGT
- a CDS encoding 4Fe-4S ferredoxin translates to MAFQGCPGSQMMDLRKNAETTDADSAAIAQSQLRQWPIQLHLIAPTAPYYQGADVVLAADCTAFSFGNFHNDYIKGKAIAIACPKLDDGQDEYVEKIRAWFDEAKINTLTVVIMQVPCCGGLLHLAKQALSQATRKVPLKAIVLSLQGEILSEEWVTV, encoded by the coding sequence ATGGCATTTCAAGGCTGCCCTGGCTCACAGATGATGGATCTCAGGAAGAATGCAGAAACAACCGATGCAGATTCGGCTGCAATAGCGCAGTCTCAACTGCGCCAATGGCCCATTCAACTGCATCTTATCGCACCAACAGCTCCCTATTATCAGGGTGCGGATGTCGTTCTGGCGGCAGATTGCACTGCATTTTCCTTCGGCAATTTCCACAACGATTACATAAAAGGAAAAGCAATTGCAATTGCATGTCCGAAGCTGGATGACGGGCAGGATGAGTATGTGGAGAAAATCAGGGCATGGTTCGATGAGGCAAAAATCAACACACTAACTGTGGTTATAATGCAGGTTCCCTGTTGTGGAGGACTGCTGCATCTGGCTAAGCAGGCTCTGTCACAGGCCACAAGGAAAGTGCCGCTGAAAGCAATTGTTCTCAGTCTGCAGGGAGAAATTCTTTCTGAAGAATGGGTTACTGTTTGA
- the zupT gene encoding zinc transporter ZupT, translated as MTTQTILFAIGLTAFAGLSTSIGSALAFSSRRLNPRFLAGSLGFSAGVMIYVSLVEIFVKARDSLSTYLGDKNGYRLTVFAFFCGIALIALIDKLIPSFENPHEMAHLEGMANEKKGPSEKKLLRMGLFSALAIGIHNFPEGFATFMSALTDPSLGISIAIAIALHNIPEGVAVSVPIYFATKSRSKAFWFSSLSGLAEPVGAIVGFFLFRHFFNDLTFGFVFASVAGIMIYISLDELLPTAEEYGEHHLAIGGLIAGMLVMAVSLLLFA; from the coding sequence ATGACCACTCAAACCATCCTCTTTGCAATCGGACTCACAGCCTTTGCCGGCCTGTCTACCAGCATAGGAAGTGCACTTGCATTCTCTTCCAGAAGACTTAACCCACGGTTCCTTGCAGGATCACTGGGTTTCTCCGCCGGTGTGATGATCTATGTATCACTAGTGGAAATATTTGTTAAAGCCAGAGATTCCCTCTCCACTTATCTTGGGGATAAGAATGGCTACAGACTCACAGTGTTCGCCTTTTTCTGCGGCATCGCCCTGATTGCACTTATCGACAAGCTGATCCCATCTTTTGAAAACCCTCATGAGATGGCTCATCTGGAGGGAATGGCCAATGAAAAGAAAGGACCATCGGAAAAAAAACTCCTCCGTATGGGGTTATTTTCCGCCCTGGCAATCGGTATACATAACTTTCCTGAGGGATTCGCTACATTTATGAGCGCTTTGACTGATCCTTCACTTGGAATCAGCATCGCAATTGCGATTGCGCTTCATAATATCCCGGAAGGTGTCGCTGTTTCGGTTCCCATTTACTTTGCCACCAAAAGCAGGTCAAAGGCATTCTGGTTCTCTTCTCTCTCCGGGCTTGCGGAACCAGTGGGAGCTATTGTCGGCTTTTTTCTATTCAGGCATTTTTTCAACGATCTGACATTTGGATTTGTCTTCGCTTCTGTTGCCGGGATTATGATCTACATCTCCCTTGACGAGCTCCTTCCTACAGCAGAGGAGTATGGAGAACACCATCTGGCCATCGGGGGTCTTATAGCAGGAATGCTGGTGATGGCGGTAAGCCTGCTATTGTTTGCCTGA
- a CDS encoding DUF1573 domain-containing protein, with amino-acid sequence MSFFISAAVLLSISTSLAAPRIEFDSKTYNCGTVIEGKIEKITAVFVVKNTGDAVLKLESVRPSCGCTVVKFDSLIQPGKSTKIESVVNIQGQRSGQLSKSITVTSNAENEKTVRLFIEATIQAPIDLSVTSLSLDGSNDGVPKKITLSTRKNDLSIVSVEFRPSETGENAPAWQSDLSIPLRYKLTSTDSVRENGYRVYELAVYSPKVNKPSYGQITIQTNHPEKMELSLYGYIQP; translated from the coding sequence ATGAGCTTTTTTATTTCTGCTGCAGTCCTTCTGTCAATTTCCACGTCGCTTGCCGCCCCCAGAATTGAGTTCGATTCAAAAACCTACAATTGCGGAACTGTTATCGAAGGTAAGATCGAGAAAATTACTGCTGTTTTTGTTGTGAAAAATACCGGTGATGCTGTTCTCAAGCTTGAAAGTGTACGTCCGTCTTGCGGATGCACAGTGGTTAAATTTGACTCACTGATCCAGCCGGGTAAATCAACGAAAATAGAATCGGTTGTGAATATACAGGGGCAGAGGAGCGGGCAGCTTTCAAAGTCAATCACTGTTACTTCCAATGCGGAGAATGAGAAGACGGTAAGATTGTTTATAGAAGCGACAATTCAGGCACCTATTGACCTGTCTGTGACATCGCTGAGTCTGGATGGATCCAATGATGGAGTGCCGAAGAAAATTACCCTTTCAACCAGGAAGAACGATTTGTCGATAGTCTCGGTTGAGTTCCGTCCTTCTGAAACCGGCGAAAATGCTCCTGCCTGGCAATCGGATCTTTCGATTCCTTTGAGATACAAACTTACATCAACCGATTCTGTTCGCGAAAATGGATACAGGGTCTATGAACTTGCCGTTTACAGTCCCAAAGTCAACAAGCCATCTTATGGGCAAATTACCATCCAGACAAATCATCCGGAAAAAATGGAACTGTCTCTATACGGTTACATTCAACCTTGA
- a CDS encoding GH3 auxin-responsive promoter family protein, producing MSIAINNPVIKKLALSVAGVPLLKKLEKASRDITLSQDRVLKGIIQSCKDTLFGREHGFASIKSIRDYRQAVPIRDYEGHRGYIDRMSRGEPDVLFPGKPVFYNTTSGTTDKPKLIPVSDRYFREAYSGVSKLWFYTCLRDNPTLFHGKNLSFVAPAEEGRTEDGTPFGSISGVVYRNIPGILKDLYSTPYPVICIKDYEKKYYAMLRYALACNITYIITVNPSTVLQMHRMVLQEAQGLIKDIHDGTLRPDVASEIDPSDRAVMLGKLKPDRARARQLEKLVEQYGEELKPVHYWPDLVCVNTWKQGNCALILPRLQGFFPEKTILREFGYQASEARAGLVLGNEWDYSVLLGHIYHFEFIEESQRQKDDPEVLGADQLEIGKSYYILITNGSGLYRYDINDIVRVEGFFNRFPLFRFLQKGEGVTSLTGEKLSEAHVMQAVDAAAVARNLKVEFYTMFCDVQNYIYKLYVEFPAGTTQNLKKSFLELVDEHIKYVNPEYSAKRKSSRLNAPVLVDLKPNSYEMLKAKLLAEGWVREGQYKVNYLRKDPDMQKVYDDLLSESK from the coding sequence ATGTCGATTGCAATTAACAATCCCGTGATTAAAAAGTTGGCCCTGTCCGTAGCAGGGGTACCGCTGCTGAAAAAGCTTGAAAAAGCAAGCAGAGATATCACTTTGTCCCAGGACCGGGTCCTTAAAGGCATAATCCAATCATGTAAAGACACCCTGTTTGGCAGGGAGCACGGTTTTGCGTCAATTAAAAGCATCAGGGATTACCGGCAGGCCGTTCCCATAAGGGACTACGAGGGGCATCGAGGGTATATAGACCGGATGAGCCGCGGGGAGCCGGATGTGCTTTTTCCCGGAAAGCCGGTATTCTACAATACAACAAGCGGGACAACGGATAAACCGAAACTGATTCCAGTCTCAGATAGATATTTCAGGGAAGCATATAGCGGTGTCAGTAAACTCTGGTTTTATACTTGTCTGAGAGACAATCCTACACTTTTTCATGGTAAAAACCTCTCTTTTGTCGCTCCTGCAGAAGAGGGCAGGACAGAGGACGGTACGCCGTTCGGTTCTATTTCCGGAGTGGTTTACAGAAATATTCCCGGAATTTTAAAAGATCTTTATTCCACTCCATATCCGGTGATCTGTATCAAAGATTATGAAAAGAAATACTATGCTATGCTGAGATATGCTCTGGCATGCAACATAACCTATATCATCACAGTTAATCCATCCACTGTGCTGCAGATGCACAGGATGGTTCTTCAGGAGGCACAGGGTCTTATAAAGGACATTCATGATGGGACACTGCGCCCGGATGTGGCCTCGGAGATAGATCCTTCTGATCGTGCGGTGATGCTTGGGAAACTCAAACCGGATCGTGCAAGGGCCAGGCAGCTTGAGAAACTTGTCGAACAATACGGGGAGGAACTCAAACCTGTTCATTACTGGCCTGATCTGGTATGCGTAAACACCTGGAAGCAGGGTAATTGTGCCCTTATTCTGCCCAGACTTCAGGGCTTTTTCCCTGAGAAGACAATCTTGAGAGAATTTGGATATCAGGCCAGTGAGGCACGTGCAGGCCTGGTGCTTGGGAATGAATGGGACTACTCTGTTCTCCTGGGGCATATCTACCATTTTGAGTTTATCGAGGAGAGCCAGAGGCAGAAAGATGATCCGGAGGTCCTGGGGGCTGATCAACTGGAGATTGGCAAAAGCTACTATATCCTGATTACCAATGGAAGCGGTCTTTACAGATACGACATAAATGATATCGTGCGGGTAGAGGGATTCTTCAACCGGTTTCCACTGTTTCGTTTCTTGCAGAAGGGAGAGGGCGTAACAAGCCTTACAGGAGAGAAACTTTCTGAGGCTCATGTTATGCAGGCTGTTGATGCTGCTGCGGTGGCAAGAAACTTAAAAGTAGAGTTTTACACGATGTTCTGCGATGTACAGAATTACATCTATAAACTGTACGTGGAGTTCCCTGCAGGAACAACGCAGAATCTCAAGAAGTCTTTCCTGGAATTGGTTGATGAGCATATTAAGTATGTAAACCCGGAGTATTCCGCAAAGAGGAAGTCAAGCCGCCTGAATGCACCGGTGCTGGTTGACTTGAAGCCCAATTCCTATGAGATGCTCAAGGCGAAGCTGCTTGCTGAGGGCTGGGTCAGAGAGGGTCAGTACAAGGTTAATTATCTCAGGAAAGATCCTGACATGCAGAAAGTCTATGATGATCTGCTGAGTGAAAGTAAATAA